In Salmonella enterica subsp. enterica serovar Typhimurium str. LT2, a single window of DNA contains:
- the dsbA gene encoding periplasmic protein disulfide isomerase I (thiol:disulfide interchange protein DABA precursor. (SW:DSBA_SALTY)) has product MKKIWLALAGMVLAFSASAAQISDGKQYITLDKPVAGEPQVLEFFSFYCPHCYQFEEVLHVSDNVKKKLPEGTKMTKYHVEFLGPLGKELTQAWAVAMALGVEDKVTVPLFEAVQKTQTVQSAADIRKVFVDAGVKGEDYDAAWNSFVVKSLVAQQEKAAADLQLQGVPAMFVNGKYQINPQGMDTSSMDVFVQQYADTVKYLVDKK; this is encoded by the coding sequence ATGAAAAAGATTTGGCTGGCGCTGGCTGGTATGGTTTTAGCTTTTAGCGCCTCGGCAGCACAGATCAGCGACGGTAAACAGTATATCACGCTGGATAAACCGGTCGCTGGCGAACCCCAGGTACTGGAGTTTTTCTCCTTCTACTGCCCACATTGTTATCAGTTTGAAGAAGTGCTTCATGTGTCTGACAATGTGAAGAAAAAGCTGCCGGAAGGCACCAAAATGACCAAGTACCACGTTGAGTTCCTGGGGCCGTTGGGCAAGGAGCTCACCCAGGCATGGGCGGTGGCGATGGCGTTGGGTGTAGAAGATAAAGTCACGGTCCCGCTGTTTGAAGCCGTACAGAAAACCCAGACAGTACAATCTGCCGCGGATATCCGTAAAGTGTTCGTTGATGCGGGCGTCAAGGGCGAAGATTACGATGCGGCATGGAACAGCTTCGTGGTGAAATCACTGGTTGCGCAACAGGAGAAAGCCGCGGCTGACCTGCAACTGCAGGGCGTTCCGGCGATGTTCGTCAATGGCAAATACCAGATTAACCCACAAGGCATGGATACGAGCAGCATGGATGTTTTTGTTCAGCAGTATGCTGATACTGTGAAATATTTGGTTGATAAAAAATAA
- the yihG gene encoding putative endonuclease (similar to E. coli putative endonuclease (AAC76860.1); Blastp hit to AAC76860.1 (310 aa), 82% identity in aa 10 - 307), protein MTRILAAITLPLSIVLTILVTIVCSVPIIIAGMVKLLLPVPGIWRKVSIFCNFMMYCWCAGLAALLRLNPHLQWDVEGLEGLSKKNWYLLICNHRSWADIVVLCVLFRKHIPMNKYFLKQQLAWVPFIGLACWALDMPFMKRYSRSYLLRHPDRRGKDVETTRRSCEKFRRYPTTIVNFVEGSRFTHEKRQQTHSPYQHLLPPKAAGIAMAINVLGSQFDKLLNITLCYPNNDRHPFYDMLSGRLTRIVVRVQLEPINEELHGDYVNDKTFKRRFQRWLNTLWDKKDIQIEEIKTSYKNAGQ, encoded by the coding sequence ATGACGAGAATACTCGCGGCTATCACGCTCCCATTGAGTATCGTATTGACCATCCTGGTCACTATTGTTTGCTCAGTACCGATCATCATTGCCGGTATGGTAAAGCTTCTTTTGCCTGTTCCCGGTATCTGGCGCAAGGTCTCCATTTTCTGCAATTTCATGATGTATTGCTGGTGTGCTGGTCTTGCAGCGCTGTTACGCCTTAATCCGCACTTGCAATGGGATGTAGAAGGGTTAGAAGGGCTGAGCAAGAAAAATTGGTATTTACTGATTTGTAATCATCGCAGCTGGGCCGATATCGTTGTGCTTTGCGTTCTGTTCCGCAAGCATATCCCAATGAATAAGTACTTTCTTAAACAGCAATTGGCCTGGGTGCCGTTCATCGGCCTGGCGTGCTGGGCATTAGATATGCCGTTTATGAAGCGCTACTCCCGTAGCTACCTGCTCCGACACCCCGATCGACGCGGCAAAGATGTTGAAACAACTCGTCGCTCTTGCGAAAAGTTTCGTCGGTATCCCACCACTATCGTTAACTTTGTTGAAGGCTCGCGATTTACGCATGAGAAACGTCAGCAAACGCATTCACCTTATCAACATTTGTTGCCGCCAAAAGCAGCCGGTATTGCAATGGCGATTAATGTTTTAGGCTCACAGTTCGATAAGCTGCTTAATATTACGTTGTGTTACCCAAACAACGATCGTCACCCTTTCTACGATATGCTAAGCGGTAGGCTGACGCGTATTGTTGTTCGGGTGCAACTGGAACCCATAAATGAAGAACTGCACGGCGATTACGTGAACGACAAAACATTCAAACGCCGTTTTCAACGTTGGCTTAATACGCTGTGGGATAAGAAAGATATACAGATAGAAGAGATTAAAACATCTTATAAAAACGCCGGTCAGTGA